The Thermodesulfovibrionia bacterium genome includes a window with the following:
- a CDS encoding MgtC/SapB family protein → MISTYEIALRLLLGAFVGGIIGFEREMHGRAAGFRTQLIVCVAAVLIMIVSENYFFHLKDLDPNLRIDPARIAAGALMGIGFLGSGVIIKDGFAIRGLTTAASIWIVSAIGLAIGAGLYVEGLMTTAITILALVVLRAVERKINTVMFRTITVSTGGVEIHDAEEKICSVLKGCGFHVHSVDYEKQGATREYIFTFHILTKRKEDTKKIFQQLNSLEFVNTIRIRG, encoded by the coding sequence ATGATATCAACTTACGAAATAGCTTTACGCCTGCTGCTCGGGGCATTTGTCGGAGGCATAATAGGTTTTGAGAGGGAGATGCACGGCAGGGCTGCGGGGTTCAGGACACAGCTTATCGTATGTGTCGCGGCTGTTTTGATAATGATTGTTTCTGAAAACTACTTTTTTCATCTGAAAGACCTTGACCCAAACCTCAGGATAGACCCCGCAAGGATAGCAGCCGGCGCGCTTATGGGCATTGGATTTCTTGGCTCAGGAGTAATAATAAAGGATGGTTTTGCGATAAGAGGGCTGACAACTGCGGCATCAATATGGATCGTATCTGCAATAGGGCTTGCCATTGGAGCGGGCCTTTATGTCGAAGGGTTGATGACTACCGCAATTACAATTCTTGCACTTGTTGTCTTAAGGGCTGTTGAGAGAAAGATAAATACAGTGATGTTTAGGACGATAACTGTTTCCACAGGCGGAGTGGAGATTCATGACGCTGAAGAAAAGATCTGCTCCGTACTCAAGGGTTGCGGATTTCATGTGCACTCAGTTGATTATGAAAAACAGGGCGCAACAAGAGAGTATATATTTACATTTCACATCTTAACAAAGCGGAAGGAAGATACAAAAAAGATATTTCAACAGCTTAATTCTTTGGAGTTTGTTAATACGATCAGGATAAGGGGATAG
- a CDS encoding C4-type zinc ribbon domain-containing protein: MNEQLELLKKLQDVDSAIISLADEIDQLSKKIGNDSLLLKQAQASYNISKAKSDEAVKKRKDKERELQEIHDTINKSKAKSGALKTNKEYEAHLREIESFQKKTERIEEEILTIMVSADALTNELKEEGLKLKKAEEECKKDEQLIENEKKKLLSDMTEYKSKRTEFTDKIDPDNYEIYMNLLKKHGRTAVAEAENEICLGCNTNIPPQLFNEVKENRKIINCFYCYRFLYYKDK, from the coding sequence TTGAATGAACAATTAGAGCTTCTCAAGAAACTTCAGGATGTTGACTCCGCCATCATCTCTTTAGCTGATGAAATAGATCAGCTCTCAAAGAAAATAGGCAATGACAGTTTACTGCTTAAACAGGCCCAAGCCTCCTATAACATTTCCAAAGCCAAATCTGATGAAGCAGTAAAAAAGAGAAAAGACAAGGAACGGGAGCTTCAGGAGATCCATGATACCATCAACAAGTCCAAGGCAAAGAGCGGTGCGCTCAAGACCAACAAAGAATATGAAGCTCATCTGCGGGAGATAGAATCTTTCCAGAAAAAAACAGAGCGTATAGAGGAAGAGATACTTACTATCATGGTCAGCGCGGATGCTTTAACAAATGAGCTGAAGGAAGAAGGGTTAAAGCTAAAAAAGGCTGAAGAGGAATGTAAAAAAGATGAGCAGCTTATCGAGAATGAGAAGAAGAAGCTGCTTTCAGACATGACAGAATATAAGTCAAAGCGAACTGAATTTACAGACAAGATAGATCCGGATAATTATGAGATTTACATGAACCTTTTAAAGAAGCATGGCAGGACAGCAGTTGCTGAGGCGGAAAATGAGATCTGCTTGGGGTGCAATACGAATATCCCTCCGCAGCTCTTTAATGAAGTAAAAGAAAATCGTAAGATCATTAACTGCTTTTATTGTTACAGATTCCTATATTACAAAGATAAATGA
- a CDS encoding ribonuclease HI family protein, translating to MTPLFSTGKPFDNAAQKNQPNDLQAASSSIYSEAEIYCDGACSGNPGKSGIGVVILFHGSKENELRISEYIGEATNNIAEYTSLLKGLTEADSSGVKKVRVFMDSELVVKQIKGEYRVRNENLKLLWVKAMKLIDKFEKFEISHVRRELNGEADALARSAVEGSKKR from the coding sequence ATGACCCCGCTTTTCAGCACAGGCAAGCCTTTTGACAACGCCGCTCAAAAAAACCAGCCCAATGACTTACAGGCAGCGTCTTCTTCAATATATTCAGAAGCAGAGATATACTGTGATGGCGCCTGCAGCGGCAATCCCGGAAAATCTGGTATAGGGGTTGTGATCCTCTTTCATGGAAGCAAAGAGAATGAGCTCAGGATCTCTGAGTATATTGGAGAGGCAACAAATAACATTGCTGAGTATACCTCCCTGCTCAAGGGACTGACAGAAGCAGATTCATCAGGAGTAAAAAAAGTAAGGGTCTTTATGGACTCTGAACTGGTAGTCAAGCAGATAAAGGGTGAGTACAGGGTGAGGAACGAAAACCTGAAGCTGTTATGGGTCAAGGCTATGAAACTTATCGATAAATTCGAGAAGTTCGAGATCTCTCACGTCAGGAGGGAACTGAACGGAGAAGCTGACGCACTCGCAAGAAGCGCTGTTGAAGGGAGTAAAAAGCGGTAG
- a CDS encoding selenium metabolism-associated LysR family transcriptional regulator: MDDHKLRVFCTVAETKSFSRASEIIRLTQPAVSLQIQALEDMYGTKLFNRSGCIITLTNAGEILYKYATEINSLYGDAEKEIGSLTGQVKGILSVGASSTIGNYILPSVISEFKKKYPKVGIHIHISNTRNVIEYLNTGNVDIALVEGEIKKQKLIVEKLIPDEMVLIMSPLHPWAKRLSISIMELSKEPMIFREEGSGTRQVIEKHLATHGITQQNLKISLVMGSTASIKNAVEEGLGVSIISKWAVKKEVKFGVIKTCGFKDEAFKRDFNLVYKKSKEPSHTLQSFLKFLKKYPFDRLLNS; this comes from the coding sequence ATGGATGATCATAAGTTAAGAGTCTTCTGCACTGTTGCAGAAACAAAAAGTTTTTCCAGGGCATCCGAGATAATCCGCCTGACCCAGCCTGCTGTAAGCCTTCAAATACAGGCGCTTGAGGATATGTACGGCACAAAGCTCTTCAACCGCTCCGGGTGCATAATAACCCTTACCAATGCTGGAGAGATACTGTATAAATATGCAACAGAGATAAATTCTCTGTATGGTGATGCTGAGAAGGAGATAGGTTCACTGACCGGCCAGGTCAAGGGGATTTTAAGTGTTGGAGCAAGTTCTACAATTGGCAATTATATACTGCCTTCAGTTATTTCCGAATTCAAAAAGAAGTACCCAAAGGTCGGGATACATATCCACATAAGCAACACACGGAATGTAATTGAATATCTGAACACAGGCAATGTTGATATTGCCCTGGTTGAAGGTGAGATAAAGAAACAGAAACTCATTGTCGAGAAGCTCATCCCGGACGAAATGGTATTGATCATGTCTCCTCTTCATCCATGGGCCAAGAGACTGAGCATAAGCATAATGGAGCTTTCAAAAGAACCCATGATATTCCGGGAAGAGGGTTCAGGCACAAGGCAGGTGATCGAGAAACACCTTGCAACACACGGCATAACCCAGCAGAACCTGAAGATCTCCCTTGTAATGGGAAGCACGGCATCTATCAAAAACGCTGTTGAAGAAGGGCTTGGGGTTTCAATAATCTCAAAGTGGGCTGTGAAGAAAGAGGTTAAGTTCGGCGTAATAAAAACCTGCGGTTTTAAGGATGAAGCTTTCAAGAGAGATTTTAATCTCGTTTATAAAAAGTCCAAAGAGCCTTCACACACTCTTCAGAGCTTCCTTAAGTTCCTTAAGAAATATCCTTTTGACAGATTGCTGAATTCATAA